Proteins from a genomic interval of Candidatus Sericytochromatia bacterium:
- a CDS encoding peptidoglycan-binding domain-containing protein, producing MRCPPLTGVVTMYNPVRPVGLPPAMPQAGYPRVAPAAPMTFQQGPVAYSTAPAQGGGFAQFVENLVSGIVNFFKRLFGAAGSPSAPVPTQPSNLPSQDAVLAQQFGLLASPDNVRLFREALARAQSEPGVIGPGHAQGDAVAELQQVLAHFGYAVPTTGQFDAATADAVMRWKASVGLTEAFVFSSGQAGTTPFVDARTKARMLALLTGSPSAPANPGMPTTPGVPVAALPPAPLPLPVAPVAPPPAATLPVAPAVPPAAPLPPALPPAAPLPPPVAPIQPAPVQPAPAPVNPPSLPSQPSAPVGTTPASPPQAGDTLSAEETKVAQEAGLLATKANVAKFVASAAALEADTQAVGPGLNDGRDVINELQQVLASFGYAVPLTGVFDAATVEAVLKFKRENQLTEDYVMADGTPGAHPFIDQRTKAAMIKKLGG from the coding sequence ATGCGATGTCCCCCCCTGACCGGAGTCGTCACCATGTACAATCCTGTGCGTCCCGTCGGCCTGCCCCCCGCCATGCCCCAGGCGGGCTATCCGCGTGTGGCGCCGGCCGCCCCCATGACGTTCCAGCAAGGGCCCGTGGCCTATTCGACGGCGCCTGCCCAGGGCGGGGGATTCGCGCAGTTCGTCGAGAACCTCGTCAGCGGCATCGTCAACTTCTTCAAGCGGTTGTTTGGTGCCGCCGGTTCGCCTTCGGCCCCGGTGCCGACGCAGCCGAGTAACCTACCCAGCCAGGATGCGGTCCTGGCCCAGCAGTTCGGCTTGCTGGCCAGCCCCGACAATGTGCGCCTGTTCCGTGAGGCCCTCGCCCGCGCTCAGTCGGAGCCGGGGGTGATTGGACCGGGACACGCCCAGGGGGATGCCGTGGCTGAGTTGCAGCAGGTCCTGGCGCACTTCGGCTATGCCGTTCCCACCACCGGGCAATTCGACGCGGCCACCGCCGACGCGGTGATGCGCTGGAAAGCGTCGGTCGGCCTGACGGAAGCCTTTGTATTTTCGAGTGGACAAGCCGGCACCACCCCCTTCGTCGACGCGCGGACCAAGGCCAGGATGCTCGCCTTGCTGACGGGCTCCCCCAGTGCGCCGGCCAACCCCGGGATGCCGACCACTCCCGGCGTGCCGGTCGCCGCCCTCCCGCCGGCCCCATTGCCCCTCCCTGTCGCGCCTGTCGCCCCGCCCCCGGCGGCGACTCTGCCCGTGGCACCGGCCGTGCCGCCTGCGGCGCCCCTGCCTCCGGCGCTCCCCCCAGCCGCTCCCCTGCCTCCGCCCGTGGCCCCGATTCAGCCGGCTCCAGTACAGCCAGCACCAGCGCCCGTGAATCCGCCCTCGCTGCCCTCTCAGCCGTCTGCTCCGGTGGGCACAACCCCCGCAAGCCCACCCCAAGCCGGTGACACGCTCAGCGCTGAAGAAACCAAGGTGGCCCAGGAAGCCGGCCTGCTGGCCACCAAGGCCAATGTCGCCAAGTTCGTGGCGTCAGCGGCAGCGCTGGAGGCAGACACGCAAGCGGTGGGCCCGGGACTGAACGATGGGCGGGACGTGATCAATGAACTGCAGCAGGTGCTCGCCTCCTTCGGCTATGCCGTCCCGCTCACCGGAGTGTTTGACGCGGCTACCGTGGAGGCCGTCCTCAAGTTCAAGCGCGAGAATCAGCTCACGGAAGACTACGTGATGGCGGATGGAACGCCTGGCGCCCACCCGTTCATCGACCAGCGGACCAAGGCCGCGATGATCAAGAAGCTGGGCGGCTGA
- a CDS encoding CvpA family protein — MLKPGFLDFLLLLAIFVLTAKGYITGTFRSVVTLVALGAAMVMSGVMPLLLAQPMHYLIRYGSPNHELLNRLVLALVMFVAFQGVGFVVTGLIENIGLGVYDKLLGALLGVVAGLLTATFPAVAIYQAKGAYAHTPNRIYFRESVVIRAVHPWAKRLASNSALPRR, encoded by the coding sequence GTGCTCAAACCCGGTTTCCTCGATTTCCTGCTGCTCCTGGCCATTTTTGTGCTCACCGCGAAAGGTTACATCACGGGAACCTTCCGAAGCGTCGTGACCCTGGTGGCCTTGGGGGCCGCCATGGTGATGTCCGGGGTCATGCCGCTTCTGCTGGCTCAGCCGATGCATTACCTGATCCGCTACGGCTCGCCCAACCATGAACTGCTGAACCGGCTGGTGCTGGCCCTGGTGATGTTCGTGGCCTTCCAAGGGGTGGGCTTCGTGGTGACGGGGCTGATCGAGAACATCGGCTTGGGCGTGTACGACAAGCTGTTGGGCGCCTTGCTGGGGGTGGTCGCGGGCCTTCTCACGGCCACTTTTCCGGCTGTGGCCATCTATCAAGCGAAGGGCGCCTACGCCCACACCCCCAACCGGATTTACTTTCGCGAGTCCGTGGTGATTCGGGCTGTGCACCCCTGGGCCAAACGGCTTGCCAGCAACTCGGCGCTGCCCCGGCGCTGA